In the Scyliorhinus torazame isolate Kashiwa2021f chromosome 4, sScyTor2.1, whole genome shotgun sequence genome, one interval contains:
- the LOC140411368 gene encoding uncharacterized protein, producing the protein MGKAVILLVKEIYYPILAVVGLPANVMTIVILSRGNCGLSKCITTYMVAMATADLLLVIINVMLYYIFSYHFPLSFLSHTPVCRTILYMAAVTLDSSVWFTVTFTFDRFVAICCQKLKTRLCTKRVAIAIVTTASIVILLRDIPVWLSYEPLHIINKVHWGCQSSVEFYSSPPGTEDTNDAKCLKIVSKASDEISHTVAGSLQLSSDRNTTETVSVFREKDTKTSQKHKKDIVEDQRTNENEELKEISTMNVLSVSSIHLPIVCLTVNLVAIVILSQGKCGLSTCTTRYLVAMATADLLFITTEVIMWRIIYYYFPGSFLLITHACSVINVLRRATTECSVWFTVTFTFDRFVAICCQKLKTKFCTEKTATLVLATTCGLLCVKDIPYYFAQEPGEIINNVPWFCYIKPSYYTEPAWVVYDWFDNVLTPLLPFTFILLLNTLTVRHILVSNRVRQGLRAQSKGENHSDPEMESRRKSVILLFTISGSFILLWLVHVVDFLYYNITGANTRDYSKAEFIFQRVGFMLRNLSCCTNTFIYGATQSKFREQLKQALKYPVTVIIQIIHKHTN; encoded by the exons ATGGGGAAAGCAGTTATCCTGCTGGTGAAAGAGATTTACTACCCGATACTCGCAGTCGTTGGCCTTCCAG caAACGTAATGACAATTGTGATCCTTTCTCGAGGAAACTGTGGCCTTTCCAAATGTATCACTACATACATGGTGGCTATGGCGACAGCAGACCTACTGCTCGTCATCATCAATGTCATGTTATATTACATTTTCAGCTATCACTTTCCACTTTCATTCTTGTCCCACACTCCTGTTTGCAGGACCATTCTCTATATGGCTGCTGTCACCCTTGATAGCTCTGTTTGGTTCACCGTCACCTTCACATTTGATCGATTTGTAGCAATCTGTTGCCAGAAGTTAAAAACACGGTTATGTACCAAAAGAGTTGCCATCGCGATTGTAACAACCGCCTCAATCGTGATCTTGTTAAGGGACATCCCGGTTTGGTTATCATATGAACCTTTGCACATCATTAATAAGGTGCACTGGGGCTGCCAGTCGAGTGTTGAATTTTATTCTTCACCTCCAG GGACAGAGGACACAAATGATGCTAAATGTTTAAAAATCGTGAGTAAGGCAAGTGATGAAATATCACACACAGTTGCAGGGTCTCTTCAGCTGTCAAGTGACAGAAACACAACAGAGACTGTGTCTGTCTTCAGGGAGAAAGATACAAAAACTTCCCAGAAACACAAAAAAGATATTGTGGAGGACCAAAGGACTAACgaaaatgaggaactgaaagaaattagcaCAA TGAATGTTTTATCCGTCAGTTCTATTCACTTGCCCATTGTCTGCCTTACAGTTAATTTGGTTGCGATTGTGATCCTGTCCCAGGGGAAATGTGGTCTCTCCACATGCACTACTCGCTACttagtggccatggcaacggcagatCTACTGTTCATTACTACTGAAGTTATAATGTGGCGGATCATTTATTATTATTTCCCGGGATCTTTTCTTCTCATCACACATGCGTGCAGTGTTATCAATGTCCTGCGTCGTGCAACGACAGAGTGTTCGGTCTGGTTTACTGTTACTTTCACTTTTGATagatttgtggctatttgttgtcagaagctaaAAACAAAATTTTGCACCGAGAAAACTGCGACTTTGGTTCTCGCAACAACCTGCGGACTGCTCTGTGTAAAGGACATTCCGTACTACTTTGCACAGGAGCCTGGAGAGATAATCAACAACGTACCATGGTTCTGTTATATAAAGCCAAGCTATTACACGGAACCAGCATGGGTAGTATATGATTGGTTTGATAATGTTTTAACCCCACTGCTCCCATTCACTTTTATTCTATTGctcaacactctgacagtgagacacatctTAGTTAGTAACCGGGTCCGTCAGGGACTGAGGGCCCAGAGTAAAGGAGAAAATCACagtgatccagagatggagagcagaagaaaGTCTGTGATTTTACTCTTCACTATATCCGGCAGTTTCATTCTTCTGTGGTTGGTACACGTCGTAGATTTCTTATATTATAACATTACAGGAGCAAATACCCGGGACTACAGCAAGGCTGAATTCATATTTCAgagagtcggatttatgctgcggaatttaagctgctgcacaaacacatttatttatggagCCACTCAATCCAAGTTCAGAGAACAGCTCAAGCAGGCTTTAAAATATCCAGTTACTGTTATTATTCAAATAATCCATAAGCATACTAACTGA